A single genomic interval of uncultured Pseudodesulfovibrio sp. harbors:
- the carA gene encoding glutamine-hydrolyzing carbamoyl-phosphate synthase small subunit: MKAILALEDGTIFKGTSFTGEGEASGEVIFNTGMTGYQEILTDPSYTGQMVTMTYPLIGNYGVNPDDIESHAVQAGGFIVKECCKRPSNWRSTMSLPDYLTEVGVMGIEGIDTRALTRHLRLHGAQRGFIATGDVNPAELVEKARAIEKMEGLNLADRVSCDKPYTWDGKKPVFIDDLKNFSWSGKGPKLAVLDFGIKWNILRLMEAEGFDMLVLPSHTTAAQIRELGPDAVFLSNGPGDPAAVTTAVEAAKDLYEDYPIAGICLGHQILGLAMGGKTYKLKFGHHGCNHPVIDLHTEKIEISSQNHGFCVDIEGLDFLEATHMNLNDNTLEGFRHKEKPVLAIQHHPEAGPGPHDSRYFFTRFRDMVKESTGK; encoded by the coding sequence ATGAAAGCCATTCTGGCCCTCGAAGACGGCACCATTTTCAAGGGAACAAGCTTCACCGGTGAAGGCGAAGCAAGCGGCGAAGTGATCTTCAACACCGGCATGACCGGTTATCAGGAGATTCTGACCGATCCGTCCTACACTGGACAGATGGTCACCATGACCTATCCGCTCATCGGCAACTACGGCGTCAACCCCGACGACATCGAGTCCCACGCCGTGCAGGCTGGCGGCTTCATCGTCAAGGAATGTTGCAAACGCCCGAGCAATTGGCGCTCCACCATGTCCCTGCCCGACTACCTCACGGAAGTCGGCGTCATGGGCATTGAGGGCATCGACACCCGCGCCCTGACCCGGCATCTGCGACTGCACGGCGCACAGCGCGGCTTCATCGCCACCGGCGACGTGAACCCCGCTGAACTCGTTGAAAAGGCACGCGCCATCGAAAAGATGGAAGGACTGAACCTTGCGGACCGCGTATCCTGCGACAAGCCGTATACATGGGACGGCAAGAAGCCGGTCTTCATCGATGACCTCAAGAACTTTTCATGGTCCGGAAAAGGGCCGAAACTCGCGGTTCTCGACTTCGGCATCAAATGGAACATCCTGCGACTCATGGAAGCCGAAGGGTTTGACATGCTCGTCCTTCCCTCGCATACCACGGCGGCCCAGATCAGGGAACTCGGACCGGACGCGGTTTTCCTGTCCAACGGTCCCGGCGACCCTGCTGCGGTAACCACGGCAGTGGAAGCGGCAAAAGACCTCTACGAGGACTATCCCATCGCAGGCATCTGCCTCGGTCACCAAATCCTCGGGCTCGCCATGGGCGGCAAGACCTACAAGCTCAAATTCGGTCACCACGGCTGCAACCATCCGGTCATTGACCTGCACACCGAAAAAATTGAAATATCTTCCCAGAACCACGGATTCTGCGTGGATATCGAGGGACTGGACTTCCTGGAAGCCACACACATGAACCTCAACGACAACACGCTTGAAGGTTTCCGCCACAAGGAAAAGCCGGTACTGGCCATACAGCACCACCCCGAAGCAGGACCCGGCCCTCACGACAGCCGCTATTTCTTTACACGTTTTCGTGATATGGTAAAAGAAAGCACCGGGAAATAG
- a CDS encoding L-threonylcarbamoyladenylate synthase has product MYELLKALQNGEVVVYPTETLYAIGCDATNAAACQKVIDIKGRSGAKPLPLIIGGLDMLDLVTDEKPAALAHLAESFWPGPLSILVKALPELPASLSDDEGYTSVRWSGHAFASELSRRLKKPIVSTSANISGNPPVALPDAVDPELIAQVGASYFDPPWPRGGKASTVVRLLGSTRLKIIREGAVSVKMLCDKGFSVTLSKAV; this is encoded by the coding sequence GTGTACGAATTGCTCAAAGCCCTGCAAAACGGTGAGGTTGTGGTCTATCCGACCGAGACCTTGTACGCCATAGGATGTGACGCCACAAATGCGGCGGCATGCCAGAAGGTCATTGATATCAAGGGACGTTCCGGTGCCAAGCCGCTTCCCCTGATTATCGGCGGGCTGGATATGCTTGATCTTGTTACTGACGAGAAGCCCGCGGCGCTTGCCCATCTGGCTGAGTCGTTCTGGCCCGGTCCGTTGTCCATTCTCGTCAAGGCCCTGCCGGAACTGCCGGCATCGCTCAGCGACGACGAAGGGTATACGTCGGTTCGGTGGAGCGGCCATGCCTTTGCCTCGGAGCTTTCCAGGCGTCTCAAAAAACCCATCGTTTCCACCAGCGCGAATATCAGCGGCAATCCGCCCGTGGCACTGCCCGATGCGGTCGATCCCGAATTGATCGCTCAGGTCGGGGCCAGCTATTTCGATCCGCCGTGGCCTCGCGGCGGCAAGGCTTCCACCGTGGTTCGCCTGCTTGGTTCCACCCGGCTCAAGATTATCCGCGAAGGGGCGGTGTCCGTGAAAATGCTGTGCGACAAGGGGTTTTCCGTTACCTTGAGCAAAGCAGTATAA
- a CDS encoding D-alanine--D-alanine ligase — translation MHVLLIAGGWSDEREVSLSGAEKIHGALNELGHDVTFFDPAENFKNLLSIARDVDFAFINLHGTPGEDGLIQAVLDKAGCAYQGAGAAASYLALNKAASKEVFEDRNVPTPKWQIITPTQGSQAPLELKLPVFVKPNKGGSSLGMSMVKTIEEFPAALEKVFAMCQSALVEEFIPGVELTSGILGDKPLPLVMITPKGNADFFDYENKYAADGAEEVCPAPVSEEVTETIQNFMLTAHNALGLTGYSRGDFILDEDGTPYLLEINTLPGMTVTSLLPRAANAIGMSFADLIAELIRLGTEERSQ, via the coding sequence ATGCATGTACTTTTGATAGCGGGCGGCTGGTCTGACGAACGAGAAGTCTCCCTTTCCGGCGCAGAAAAAATCCATGGCGCTCTGAACGAACTCGGCCACGACGTCACTTTTTTCGATCCCGCCGAGAACTTCAAGAACCTTCTTTCCATAGCCAGGGACGTGGATTTCGCGTTCATCAACCTGCACGGCACTCCCGGTGAAGACGGCCTGATTCAGGCTGTTCTCGACAAGGCGGGCTGCGCGTATCAGGGAGCCGGGGCTGCCGCGTCCTATCTCGCCCTGAACAAGGCCGCATCCAAGGAAGTGTTCGAGGACAGAAACGTCCCCACTCCGAAATGGCAGATCATCACACCGACTCAGGGATCGCAGGCCCCGCTCGAACTGAAACTGCCGGTCTTCGTCAAACCGAACAAGGGCGGCTCCAGTCTCGGCATGAGCATGGTCAAGACGATCGAGGAATTTCCCGCCGCACTGGAAAAGGTATTCGCCATGTGCCAGTCCGCGCTTGTGGAGGAGTTCATCCCCGGCGTGGAACTCACCAGCGGCATACTCGGCGACAAACCGCTCCCGCTGGTCATGATCACGCCCAAGGGCAACGCGGATTTCTTTGACTACGAAAACAAATACGCGGCAGACGGCGCAGAGGAAGTATGTCCGGCCCCCGTCAGCGAAGAAGTGACCGAGACCATTCAGAATTTCATGCTCACGGCGCACAATGCGCTCGGACTGACCGGATACAGCCGAGGTGATTTCATCCTTGATGAAGACGGCACGCCGTATCTCCTTGAGATAAACACCCTGCCCGGAATGACGGTCACCAGCCTTCTGCCCCGTGCGGCGAATGCCATCGGGATGTCCTTTGCCGACCTGATCGCAGAACTCATCCGCCTCGGCACCGAAGAGAGGTCGCAGTAA
- a CDS encoding tetratricopeptide repeat protein, whose amino-acid sequence MSNQLLQSRKKLNSVTTLLKKGKYMPAVQAVHDGLILYLKNPVMKNERSEFEELLKKVTYALNSDAELRKIYPLVISYEPGQERPLLDAMRELLQELQKAINDAVKDDMQAIMAQKEAALTKGQEHLDGQNWDEAKDIFDQLVKDFGGDTDLKADIADRYLNAGRYQEAFHMLDDALKDDPNAIHLYNRIGMVLRKMKDYETAEKYYLKALTLTNEDEYLHYNIGRLYYDWRKWSKMAQAAENAIGINPKFDEAAKMLKFAQKKMAQ is encoded by the coding sequence ATGTCAAACCAATTATTGCAATCTCGAAAGAAGCTGAATTCGGTCACCACCCTCCTCAAAAAAGGGAAGTACATGCCCGCGGTTCAGGCCGTGCATGACGGACTCATTCTGTATCTGAAGAATCCAGTCATGAAAAATGAAAGATCCGAATTCGAGGAGCTCCTCAAAAAGGTCACCTACGCCCTGAATTCGGATGCGGAACTGCGGAAAATCTATCCGCTCGTCATCAGCTATGAGCCGGGACAGGAACGCCCTCTTCTGGATGCCATGCGTGAACTCCTGCAAGAACTGCAAAAGGCCATCAACGACGCGGTCAAGGATGACATGCAGGCCATTATGGCCCAAAAGGAAGCCGCGCTCACCAAAGGACAGGAACACCTCGACGGCCAGAACTGGGACGAAGCCAAGGATATTTTTGACCAGTTGGTCAAGGATTTCGGCGGCGACACCGATCTCAAGGCGGATATTGCGGATCGCTATCTCAACGCGGGGCGGTATCAGGAAGCATTCCACATGCTCGATGACGCCCTCAAGGATGATCCCAACGCAATTCACCTCTACAATCGCATCGGCATGGTCCTTCGCAAGATGAAGGACTACGAAACCGCTGAGAAATACTATCTCAAGGCCCTGACCCTCACGAACGAAGACGAATATCTGCACTACAACATCGGCCGCCTCTACTACGACTGGCGGAAATGGTCGAAAATGGCGCAGGCGGCAGAAAATGCCATAGGCATTAATCCGAAATTCGATGAAGCAGCCAAGATGCTCAAGTTTGCTCAAAAGAAAATGGCTCAATAG
- the kdsB gene encoding 3-deoxy-manno-octulosonate cytidylyltransferase: MSRFPECHGIIPARYESSRFPGKPLSEIMGKPMFWHVYDRARQCPQMSTVTLATDDDRIFEAARQHDVPVVMTSSSHRSGTDRVLEAARTLDIDPEAVVVNIQGDEPCLEPDMLTELLTPFESSKVHVTTLATAIGRKEAESPDRVKVVRAQNGRALYFSRSMIPFDRDEKVHGFLLHIGLYAFRMEALERFGMLEPSPLEQREKLEQLRLLEDGIDIYVTETRHTCHGVDRPEDLEKAKKIIETHWESN; encoded by the coding sequence ATGAGCAGATTTCCCGAATGTCACGGCATCATCCCCGCCAGGTACGAATCCTCGCGCTTCCCCGGCAAGCCCCTTTCCGAAATAATGGGCAAACCGATGTTCTGGCATGTCTATGACCGCGCGCGGCAATGTCCGCAGATGAGCACCGTCACCCTGGCAACGGATGACGACCGCATTTTCGAGGCAGCCCGTCAACACGACGTACCGGTGGTCATGACTTCCAGCAGCCATCGCAGCGGTACGGACCGGGTTCTTGAAGCGGCACGCACACTCGACATCGATCCGGAAGCCGTCGTGGTAAACATTCAGGGGGACGAGCCATGTCTGGAACCGGACATGCTCACGGAACTGCTGACACCGTTCGAATCGTCAAAGGTTCACGTGACCACACTGGCGACAGCCATCGGCCGAAAAGAAGCCGAGTCGCCGGATCGCGTGAAGGTCGTACGGGCGCAAAATGGACGAGCACTATATTTTTCACGCTCCATGATTCCGTTCGACCGTGACGAAAAAGTCCACGGTTTCCTGCTTCACATCGGTCTTTACGCCTTCCGCATGGAAGCGCTGGAACGATTCGGAATGCTGGAGCCGAGCCCGCTTGAGCAACGAGAAAAGCTTGAGCAACTCCGTCTGCTGGAAGACGGTATTGATATTTACGTAACTGAAACGAGGCATACCTGCCACGGTGTGGACAGGCCCGAAGACCTCGAAAAAGCGAAAAAAATCATCGAGACCCATTGGGAGAGCAATTGA
- the pdxA gene encoding 4-hydroxythreonine-4-phosphate dehydrogenase PdxA: MSMRTLCVTLGDPCGIGPELVVRHFTEASVPDDERILLIGPELALERELEFFQKPSFFRTIKSPEELSDLGPGVYLFEPPELSRLGFPPGEAVVEGGLAAGASLDAAVNALLSGFAQGLLTCPLNKAMLQKAGFNFAGHTEFLAEKLGVGAENVCMHLCGHEPGESTKPKLRVSLVTTHPALRDVPKLVTQERILHCLRLTADFVKTLGLEGDIAVCGLNPHAGESGRIGDEEITTIIPALETAKAEGLKVVGPVPADTLFHFAAKGEYPAVLAMYHDQGLGPLKLLHFSEAVNVTLGLPYPRTSPDHGTGYDLVGTGRASIHSFEAALDMVRRLMARKG; this comes from the coding sequence ATGTCCATGCGAACTCTCTGTGTAACTCTTGGTGATCCCTGCGGCATCGGTCCGGAACTGGTTGTGCGCCATTTTACCGAGGCCAGTGTGCCGGATGACGAGCGTATTCTTCTTATCGGTCCGGAGCTGGCGCTCGAACGGGAACTGGAATTTTTCCAGAAGCCGTCTTTTTTCCGAACAATTAAGAGTCCTGAGGAATTGTCCGATCTGGGGCCGGGGGTGTATCTTTTTGAGCCGCCTGAACTGTCCCGGCTGGGTTTTCCGCCCGGGGAGGCCGTGGTCGAAGGCGGTCTGGCCGCCGGAGCCAGTCTGGATGCGGCGGTGAATGCTTTGCTGTCCGGGTTTGCCCAAGGGCTGCTGACCTGTCCGTTGAACAAGGCCATGCTCCAGAAGGCGGGGTTCAACTTTGCCGGACATACCGAGTTTCTCGCAGAAAAACTTGGTGTGGGGGCGGAGAATGTCTGCATGCACTTGTGTGGGCATGAGCCAGGTGAGTCCACCAAGCCGAAGCTGCGCGTCAGTCTTGTGACCACGCATCCGGCTTTGCGTGATGTGCCGAAGCTCGTCACCCAGGAGCGCATCCTTCACTGCCTGCGGCTGACTGCCGATTTCGTGAAAACGCTCGGACTGGAGGGCGACATCGCCGTGTGCGGCCTTAATCCCCATGCCGGGGAATCCGGTCGTATCGGGGATGAGGAGATCACTACCATCATTCCGGCACTGGAGACCGCAAAGGCGGAAGGGTTGAAGGTGGTCGGTCCCGTTCCGGCGGATACACTGTTTCATTTTGCTGCCAAGGGCGAATATCCGGCGGTGCTCGCCATGTATCACGATCAGGGACTCGGTCCCCTCAAACTGCTGCATTTCAGCGAGGCCGTAAATGTGACTCTCGGCCTGCCTTACCCTCGGACGTCGCCGGATCACGGAACCGGTTACGATCTGGTCGGGACCGGCAGGGCGTCCATTCACAGTTTTGAGGCGGCGCTGGACATGGTCCGACGCCTGATGGCGAGAAAGGGGTAA
- a CDS encoding RNA methyltransferase — translation MSREITEKRKQRIDNVLAKRQKDLTLVMDNIWDPHNVSAVLRSCDAFGVSDVHLYYTTSSWPDLGKKSSASAKKWIRRTRHVDPAGLVEAVTQGGGQILRTGFSETARPVMDFDFTIPTAVILSNEHRGTAPELAELVPDEIYIPMQGMVQSFNVSVAAAIILYEAFKQRNEAGMYDEPSFDPEELEQLKAEWYSR, via the coding sequence ATGTCACGCGAAATTACGGAAAAGAGAAAACAGCGGATCGATAATGTGCTCGCCAAACGTCAGAAGGATCTGACTCTGGTGATGGACAATATCTGGGACCCTCACAACGTATCGGCAGTGCTGCGAAGCTGTGATGCTTTCGGCGTTTCCGACGTTCATTTGTATTATACGACTTCCAGTTGGCCCGATCTCGGCAAGAAGAGTTCGGCGTCTGCAAAGAAGTGGATTCGTCGCACCCGTCATGTGGACCCGGCCGGATTGGTCGAGGCTGTGACGCAGGGGGGCGGTCAGATTCTGCGGACCGGTTTCTCGGAAACAGCGCGTCCGGTCATGGATTTCGACTTTACGATTCCCACGGCGGTCATTCTCAGCAACGAGCATCGCGGCACCGCACCGGAACTGGCTGAACTGGTCCCGGATGAAATCTACATTCCCATGCAGGGCATGGTGCAGAGCTTCAATGTCTCGGTGGCGGCGGCCATCATTCTTTATGAAGCCTTCAAGCAGCGCAATGAAGCCGGGATGTACGACGAGCCGTCTTTTGATCCGGAAGAACTGGAACAACTCAAGGCTGAATGGTACAGTCGTTGA
- a CDS encoding glycosyltransferase N-terminal domain-containing protein, which translates to MGKRLIDSTLAVYGAAWKAALPLLKLNRRLRDGWDQRTLSGGLPAPAHLWIQAASGGEAYLAWEVLKALKSPFKETLRVLVTTNTLQGFETLTRAAAEINGEKRGIAVQPWYFPFDAPDIMDSMVRHVSPQAALILETEIWPGFLKACKQHGVRVLLANGRMTTKSLGGYMTWPALFRDLGPERIMAVSETDGRRFGTLFGRERVWVMPNIKFDRMVEAGPMARKNNPLKNLIPAKSSFVVFGSVRKQENIQVRKLAAALVRYKPETTIGLFPRHMHHVPIWEKAMNAGGLTWTLRSNMTGPAQPGTVIIWDTFGELVPAYGLAKAAFVGGSLVPLGGQNFLEPLTCGVKPVIGPHWKNFAWVGNEIFDSGLALKGDDTEHVLNLLINILEDAPRRTEITQKAKAYIRDRKGGAKAVCKQVADFLNKV; encoded by the coding sequence ATGGGCAAACGACTCATTGACTCGACGCTGGCCGTCTACGGCGCGGCATGGAAGGCCGCGCTTCCGCTGCTGAAACTCAACCGCCGCCTGCGCGACGGATGGGACCAGCGCACCCTGTCCGGCGGACTGCCCGCCCCGGCACACCTGTGGATTCAGGCTGCCAGCGGCGGCGAGGCATACCTCGCATGGGAAGTGCTCAAGGCACTGAAGTCACCCTTCAAGGAAACCCTGCGCGTGCTGGTCACCACCAACACTTTGCAGGGATTCGAAACCCTCACCCGCGCAGCCGCCGAAATCAACGGCGAAAAACGGGGGATCGCTGTCCAGCCATGGTACTTTCCCTTTGACGCACCCGACATCATGGACAGCATGGTGCGTCATGTCAGCCCGCAGGCGGCACTCATTCTGGAAACCGAAATCTGGCCCGGTTTCCTCAAGGCGTGCAAGCAGCACGGCGTGCGCGTTCTGCTCGCCAACGGCCGCATGACCACGAAAAGTCTCGGCGGCTACATGACGTGGCCCGCCCTGTTCCGCGACCTCGGACCGGAACGCATCATGGCTGTATCCGAAACGGACGGCCGCCGGTTCGGCACTCTGTTCGGACGCGAACGTGTCTGGGTCATGCCCAATATCAAATTCGACCGCATGGTCGAAGCCGGTCCCATGGCCAGAAAAAACAATCCCCTCAAGAATCTCATTCCCGCCAAATCGAGCTTCGTGGTCTTCGGTTCCGTCCGCAAACAGGAGAATATCCAGGTCCGCAAACTCGCCGCAGCGCTTGTGCGCTACAAGCCCGAAACGACCATCGGCCTGTTTCCGCGCCACATGCACCATGTCCCCATTTGGGAAAAAGCCATGAATGCCGGGGGGCTTACATGGACCCTCCGCTCCAATATGACTGGACCGGCACAGCCCGGAACCGTGATCATATGGGACACCTTCGGCGAGCTGGTCCCGGCCTACGGTCTTGCCAAAGCAGCCTTTGTCGGCGGCAGCCTCGTCCCGCTCGGCGGTCAGAATTTTCTTGAACCGCTCACCTGCGGCGTGAAGCCCGTCATCGGCCCGCACTGGAAAAACTTTGCGTGGGTCGGCAATGAAATCTTTGATTCCGGGCTGGCACTGAAAGGCGATGACACGGAGCATGTCCTGAATTTATTGATAAATATTCTGGAGGACGCACCCCGGCGCACCGAAATCACCCAGAAGGCCAAGGCCTATATCAGGGACCGCAAAGGTGGCGCAAAGGCCGTGTGCAAACAGGTTGCTGATTTTCTCAATAAAGTTTAA
- a CDS encoding hybrid sensor histidine kinase/response regulator: MKQNPSNKELPVVLVVESSRVILSELKRSIESSFELTVESASSYQEAREIFDKRARSIFLAIVSLHLADARDGEIVDLISSMAVPCLVLTADVDEVTRARMWNRQIIDYVVKDVHAVANVRKYIRRLTLNRGIRVLVVEDSESFRFALCSLLHRQMFQVLDVPDGEAALKLLDEDKDIDMVIVDYLMPGMNGIELTRRIRGDYSKEDMPVIGISSSTDPMVTAQFLKSGANDYIPKPFETEEFYCRVGNNVETMEQIRALRDANRVKNQFLGMAVHDLRSPINGIKGLSELLLANSCGELNDEQRESIEFIHSSILHMNGMVGDLLDISVIESGRLKLIKGQADLGELIEKRLRLHSISAKAKSLTLTASLGKVRAMVFDSRRVGQVLDNLLTNAVKFSPTNESIAVTLEEKDGAAVCGVHDHGKGVPPDEEELLFKTFQKTSVLPTAGESSTGLGLAIVKKIVEAHGGGVWVESEYGKGASFYFSLPFK; encoded by the coding sequence GTGAAGCAAAATCCATCCAACAAGGAACTCCCGGTTGTTCTCGTGGTCGAGAGCAGCCGGGTTATTCTTTCCGAACTCAAGCGATCCATTGAGTCTTCATTCGAACTGACGGTCGAGTCCGCGTCTTCTTATCAGGAGGCGCGCGAAATTTTCGACAAGCGGGCTCGGAGCATTTTTCTTGCCATTGTGAGCCTGCATCTTGCCGATGCGCGGGACGGGGAGATCGTTGACCTGATCAGTTCCATGGCCGTACCGTGCCTCGTGTTGACGGCGGATGTGGATGAAGTCACCCGCGCCCGGATGTGGAACAGGCAGATCATCGACTATGTTGTCAAGGATGTTCACGCGGTCGCCAATGTTCGGAAATATATTCGTCGTCTGACGTTGAACCGGGGTATCAGGGTGTTGGTGGTCGAGGACTCCGAGTCCTTTCGTTTTGCGCTCTGTTCTTTGCTTCATCGGCAGATGTTTCAGGTGCTGGATGTCCCGGATGGGGAGGCCGCGCTGAAACTGCTTGATGAAGACAAGGATATCGACATGGTTATTGTCGACTATCTGATGCCGGGTATGAACGGAATAGAACTCACGCGACGCATACGGGGCGACTACAGCAAGGAAGATATGCCGGTGATCGGGATATCCTCCTCGACCGATCCCATGGTGACGGCACAGTTCCTCAAGAGTGGGGCCAACGACTATATCCCCAAGCCGTTCGAGACCGAAGAGTTCTATTGCCGTGTCGGAAACAATGTAGAAACCATGGAACAGATCAGGGCGTTGCGTGACGCCAACAGGGTGAAGAATCAGTTCCTCGGCATGGCCGTGCATGATCTTCGCAGTCCCATTAACGGCATCAAGGGGTTGTCCGAGTTGCTGCTTGCCAACAGTTGTGGGGAATTGAACGATGAGCAGCGCGAATCCATAGAATTCATCCACTCGTCTATTCTCCATATGAATGGCATGGTCGGCGATTTGCTTGATATATCCGTAATCGAGTCCGGGCGGCTCAAGCTTATCAAGGGGCAGGCCGACCTTGGAGAACTGATTGAAAAACGGTTGCGCCTTCATTCCATCTCAGCCAAGGCCAAATCTCTGACCCTGACGGCGTCTCTTGGTAAGGTCAGGGCCATGGTATTTGATTCTCGGCGTGTGGGGCAGGTCCTTGACAATCTGTTGACCAATGCCGTCAAGTTTTCACCCACCAACGAAAGCATTGCCGTCACTCTTGAGGAAAAGGACGGGGCGGCTGTCTGCGGAGTTCATGATCATGGCAAAGGCGTTCCGCCTGATGAAGAGGAACTCCTGTTCAAGACTTTCCAGAAGACCAGCGTCCTGCCAACCGCCGGGGAATCGAGTACCGGGCTGGGGCTGGCTATCGTCAAGAAAATTGTCGAGGCCCATGGGGGCGGCGTGTGGGTTGAGAGCGAATACGGCAAGGGCGCGAGTTTTTATTTCTCACTGCCGTTCAAGTGA
- a CDS encoding NUDIX hydrolase gives MQASKPCPHCGKDIVSYCNPTPTVDVVILVPGGADGEDGVVLIERLNPPHGWALPGGFVDEGETCEQAAVREMREETGLDVILTGLLGVYSDPARDPRQHTMSVVYTGMARDISALRAGDDAGKAKIFPLNLCPETAFDHGLILADFLARHKRLNGGVS, from the coding sequence GTGCAAGCCAGCAAGCCGTGTCCGCATTGCGGCAAGGATATAGTCAGTTATTGCAACCCTACACCCACCGTGGATGTCGTTATTCTCGTTCCCGGCGGCGCGGATGGCGAAGACGGCGTCGTGCTTATCGAGCGGTTGAATCCGCCGCACGGGTGGGCTTTGCCCGGTGGGTTTGTCGATGAAGGAGAAACATGCGAGCAGGCGGCTGTCAGAGAAATGCGTGAGGAGACCGGGCTGGACGTCATCCTGACCGGCTTGCTTGGGGTATATTCCGATCCCGCACGCGATCCCCGGCAGCACACCATGAGCGTCGTGTATACCGGCATGGCTCGTGATATCTCGGCACTACGGGCGGGGGATGATGCCGGAAAAGCAAAAATTTTCCCATTGAACCTCTGCCCGGAAACAGCGTTCGATCATGGCTTGATACTTGCGGATTTTCTGGCCCGCCACAAGCGGCTGAACGGTGGGGTGAGTTGA
- a CDS encoding response regulator — MRALIVEDEFLSRKVLRSFLMTLFEVDIVVNGREAVEAFKMAHNEESPYDLILMDIMMPEVDGIEALHRIRKMEESDNLTPKVKVIMTTALDDPQTVIKSFYDGEASAYIVKPVAKEKLYEELKKLGLLSS, encoded by the coding sequence ATGCGAGCACTGATAGTCGAAGACGAATTCCTGAGTCGCAAGGTCCTGCGGTCATTTCTCATGACCCTTTTTGAAGTGGATATCGTGGTCAATGGTCGTGAAGCGGTCGAGGCATTCAAAATGGCTCATAATGAAGAATCACCGTACGACCTTATACTCATGGACATCATGATGCCCGAAGTGGACGGCATCGAGGCGCTTCACCGTATCCGCAAAATGGAAGAAAGTGACAACCTGACCCCAAAGGTCAAGGTCATCATGACCACGGCACTGGACGACCCTCAAACAGTGATTAAATCCTTCTACGACGGGGAGGCATCCGCCTACATCGTCAAACCCGTAGCCAAGGAAAAGCTGTACGAGGAACTCAAGAAACTCGGTCTATTGAGCAGCTAG
- the gmhB gene encoding D-glycero-beta-D-manno-heptose 1,7-bisphosphate 7-phosphatase, with the protein MAAKFVLLDRDGTIIFDKHYLHDPDGVELLPGAAEGLRRMADMGFRLAVLTNQSGVGRGYFTEADVHACNTRLSDLLVAEGVTIEGFFHCPHAPEENCRCRKPSPGLMEQAVEAFGFDPKCAYMIGDKDADMGVGRAVGATTILVRTGKGAESEVKCRECADHVADDLVGAAEFIASNDR; encoded by the coding sequence ATGGCCGCAAAATTCGTGCTGCTTGATCGTGACGGGACGATCATTTTCGACAAGCACTACCTTCATGATCCGGACGGCGTGGAACTGCTGCCCGGTGCTGCCGAGGGCCTTCGGCGCATGGCAGACATGGGATTCAGGCTGGCCGTTCTGACCAATCAGAGCGGTGTGGGGCGGGGATATTTTACCGAGGCGGATGTTCATGCCTGCAACACGAGACTTTCCGATCTGCTTGTCGCCGAGGGCGTGACGATAGAAGGCTTTTTTCACTGTCCGCATGCGCCTGAGGAAAATTGTCGATGCCGCAAACCCTCACCGGGCCTTATGGAACAAGCCGTTGAGGCCTTTGGGTTTGATCCGAAGTGCGCCTACATGATTGGTGACAAGGATGCCGATATGGGCGTGGGAAGGGCTGTCGGTGCGACGACCATTCTCGTGCGTACCGGAAAAGGTGCCGAATCCGAGGTAAAGTGCCGGGAGTGTGCCGACCATGTTGCCGATGATCTGGTTGGTGCGGCCGAATTCATCGCATCAAATGACCGCTAG